The proteins below are encoded in one region of Diorhabda carinulata isolate Delta chromosome 3, icDioCari1.1, whole genome shotgun sequence:
- the LOC130891131 gene encoding uncharacterized protein LOC130891131, whose product MLTPTAIICAFMVISVCALTDRTPPLREKKRDNQYLDNLLGNKDAVMNFLDQQDPPKKNDEHEQKDNKKQQYQSYMKQQDPPEEQSGYIDQFNQKWDQLVKKYGYQQLSYIKQSEDELPSYLKRKYSRSQPHSSHEIASGFRHIYNPCKENLFYHYWTHNNDQNPCFRKVRYNLKPHFIPLLKDEKLQSLLSSNRNQRDEIQQSPQQNPLI is encoded by the coding sequence attatttgTGCTTTTATGGTCATCTCAGTTTGTGCTCTTACTGATAGAACACCTCCTCTTCGAGAAAAAAAGCGAGATAATCAGTATTTGGATAATCTTCTTGGTAATAAGGATGCGGTAATGAACTTTTTGGATCAACAAGATCCacctaaaaaaaatgatgaacatGAACAGAAGGATAATAAAAAGCAGCAATACCAAAGTTATATGAAGCAGCAGGACCCGCCTGAAGAACAATCTGGATATATAGATCAATTTAATCAAAAGTGGGACCAATTAGTAAAAAAGTATGGATATCAGCAGCTAAGTTATATTAAACAGTCCGAAGATGAGTTACCAAGTTATCTGAAGCGAAAATATTCACGATCCCAGCCACACTCTTCACATGAAATTGCATCTGGCTTTCGGCATATTTATAATCCATGTAaagagaatctcttctatcacTATTGGACGCATAATAATGATCAAAATCCATGTTTTAGAAAAGTACGATACAACCTAAAGCCTCATTTTATCCCATTATTAAAAGATGAAAAACTACAAAGTTTACTAAGTTCGAATCGAAATCAGCGTGATGAAATTCAACAGAGCCCTCAGCAGAACCCTCTCATCTAG